In Spinacia oleracea cultivar Varoflay chromosome 5, BTI_SOV_V1, whole genome shotgun sequence, a single window of DNA contains:
- the LOC130460702 gene encoding probable pectin methyltransferase QUA2, translating into MWNDNASLLKTLNHLRSQFTTRNFRCEAFPTYPRTYDMVHADGLLTLEGSQRRCNTFDIFVEIDRILRPEGWAIFRDKATVIESMRPLVARLKWEARVIEIESNNDEKLFVCQKPFFKRHTSQ; encoded by the exons ATGTGGAATGATAATGCATCCTTGCTCAAGACATTAAACCACCTGCGATCGCAGTTCACAACACGAAACTTCCG GTGTGAAGCATTCCCAACATACCCTCGAACTTACGACATGGTGCATGCTGATGGTCTCCTCACTCTAGAAGGTTCCCAGCGCAGATGTAATACTTTCGATATTTTTGTTGAGATTGATCGAATTCTTCGGCCCGAG GGATGGGCAATTTTCCGAGACAAAGCAACCGTAATCGAGTCAATGAGACCGCTTGTAGCACGACTCAAATGGGAAGCTCGAGTTATCGAAATCGAGAGTAACAACGACGAGAAGCTCTTCGTCTGCCAAAAGCCTTTCTTCAAGAGGCACACAAGTCAATGA
- the LOC130460701 gene encoding high mobility group B protein 9-like, which yields MFPASVKDKYNYLSPVATHEEIVNQPLLFLETLKSFHSMLGSKFMVPVIGRKELDLHVLYVEVTKRGGYIKVISEKKLREISSTFKFSATTTSASFVLKKHYLSLLYQYEQVYFFNVQGPIITTPPTGLCPNDNDKYAHERVEDSDSLGDIIPLSIPAVGTIHGKFECGYLVSVKLGHELLSGVIYHPVNMQCIPSSTTDDLRLAIVPYNPKQPRQASRKRRRKRKRWGGDPSHPKPNRSGYNFFFSEKHALLKSLYPNSREREFTKMIGELWNKLTSQDRIVYQDMGLRDKERYRTELQEYNAKLPAVKGNMIHRR from the exons ATGTTTCCGGCGTCGGTAAAAGATAAATATAACTACCTTTCTCCAGTTGCTACACATGAAGAAATTGTCAACCAACCTCTGCTCTTCTTGGAAACACTTAAAAGTTTTCATTCTATGTTGGGCAGCAAATTTAT GGTGCCAGTAATTGGAAGAAAGGAGCTAGATTTGCATGTTTTATATGTGGAAGTTACAAAGAGAGGTGGCTATATTAAG GTTATTTCAGAGAAGAAATTGAGGGAAATAAGCTCAACCTTCAAGTTTTCTGCCACAACTACAAGTGCTTCTTTTGTGCTAAAAAAACATTACCTTAGCCTCCTATACCAGTATGAGCAAGTTTACTTCTTTAACGTACAAGGCCCTATTATTACAACTCCTCCAACAG GTCTATGCCctaatgataatgataaataTGCACACGAAAGAGTTGAAGACTCAGACTCACTCGGAG ATATTATTCCCTTGAGCATACCAGCAGTAGGAACAATTCATGGGAAATTCGAGTGCGGCTATTTAGTCTCTGTCAAACTAGGACATGAACTTCTGAGTGGAGTAATTTACCATCCTGTAAATATGCAATGCATTCCCTCCTCTACAACTGATGATCTTAGGTTAGCAATAGTCCCTTACAACCCCAAACAACCTCGTCAAGCATCAAGAAAGAGAAGGCGTAAAAGGAAGCGATGGGGTGGAGATCCCAGCCACCCAAAACCCAACAGGAGTGGCTACAATTTCTTCTTTTCAGAGAAACATGCACTCCTTAAGTCCCTTTATCCTAATAGTCGAGAGAGGGAGTTTACTAAGATGATTGGAGAATTATGGAACAAGCTCACCTCTCAAGACAGAATA GTTTATCAGGATATGGGGTTGAGGGATAAGGAAAGATATAGAACAGAACTTCAGGAATACAATGCCAAGTTACCAGCAGTTAAAGGCAACATGATCCACCGCCGATAG
- the LOC110805335 gene encoding rhomboid-like protein 19 gives MSTPAFSGGGGLFTGFTQLCKGLAVVLVGGHIVVQLLPLAVTYLALIPARTIPFAWNLLTAGYIEQTTYGAAISIFALLFIGKLLEPIWGSKEFVKFILVVNFLTYVCVFITAIAFYYATRLEIYLYMPISGFHGVLSGFLVGIKQIIPDQELSVFGIAKIKAKWLPSIMILLSVTASFFLADSAAYLPMIIFGTYMSWIYLRYLQRRSETNFRGDPSDEFAFATFFPEFLRPVVNPISTIFHRMFCGRSDISNEGNGYDLGGIPLPGSDSIEASRRRERGARALEERLATERLVGATTVDGQHIDASEEV, from the exons ATGAGTACTCCGGCATTTTCTGGA GGTGGGGGATTGTTTACAGGGTTTACACAGCTGTGTAAAGGGCTTGCAGTGGTGCTTGTCGGTGGCCACATTGTAGTTCAGCTTTTACCTCTGGCCGTCACTTATCTCGCTCTTATTCCTGCAAG GACAATTCCTTTTGCGTGGAATCTCCTAACAGCTGGTTACATTGAACAGACAACATATGGG GCGGCGATTAGTATATTTGCTCTACTTTTCATTGGAAAGCTGCTTGAACCCATTTGGGGTTCTAAGGAATTTGTGAAGTTCATCCTTGTTGTCAACTTTCTTACTTACGTCTGTGTCTTCATCACGGCAATTGCTTTTTACTATGCAACAAGGCTGGAAATTTACCT CTATATGCCAATCTCTGGCTTCCATGGAGTGCTTTCAGGGTTTCTGGTTGGTATCAAGCAAATCATCCCCGATCAGGAGCTTTCTGTATTTGGAATTGCAAAAATTAAAGCTAAG TGGCTACCATCTATCATGATTCTTCTGTCCGTCACTGCAAGCTTTTTCTTGGCAGATTCGGCAGCATACCTTCCCATGATAATCTTTGGTACATATATGAGCTGGATCTACCTAAGATACTTGCAGAGAAGATCAGAAACTAACTTCAGGGGTGACCCAAGTGATGAGTTTGCATTTGCCACTTTCTTCCCAGAATTTTTAAG ACCAGTGGTTAATCCTATTTCAACAATTTTCCATCGGATGTTCTGTGGAAGGTCTGATATTTCTAATGAGGGAAATGGTTATGATCTGGGAGGGATCCCACTTCCAGGCTCTGATTCGATTGAGGCTTCAAGACGAAG AGAAAGAGGTGCTCGGGCTCTCGAGGAAAGGTTAGCAACAGAAAGGTTGGTTGGTGCAACAACCGTAGATGGACAACATATAGATGCCTCTGAGGAAGTCTGA
- the LOC110780100 gene encoding non-specific lipid-transfer protein 1-like, with protein MDRSSLSMVTKTACLILISMMMMIMAADAAVARRMMPCPQVITTLMPCLNYLKKGGAIPVTCCDGVKKLANSAKTQPDRQAACVCLKPAAKSYGINYDLANKLPASCGIDYQINLSPDIDCTRVKY; from the exons ATGGATAGGTCGTCCTTGTCCATGGTAACTAAGACAGCATGCCTAATCTTGATAagtatgatgatgatgataatggcAGCTGATGCGGCAGTAGCCAGGAGAATGATGCCATGTCCACAGGTGATAACAACGCTAATGCCATGCCTTAATTACTTGAAGAAAGGTGGAGCCATTCCAGTTACATGCTGTGATGGAGTTAAGAAACTGGCTAACTCGGCTAAGACTCAACCTGATCGCCAGGCAGCTTGTGTGTGTCTCAAACCCGCGGCTAAGTCATATGGCATCAACTATGACCTTGCTAATAAGCTCCCTGCTTCTTGCGGTATTGACTACCAAATCAACCTCAGTCCCGACATTGATTGCACAAG GGTCAAGTACTGA